A single region of the Plantactinospora soyae genome encodes:
- a CDS encoding SCO2525 family SAM-dependent methyltransferase, which yields MSAVSARRERADEARGASSGRSSISNEQVDWDHFDSEAYFAHNYCAVRDDDRQIMEIIRDFFAQQQLDPQARAVDVGTGTNLYPAFAMLPFCAHLDLWERSTSNVAWIRRQIARFDDNWLDFWDVYRPTEAYGLLPDPRAALAVRAEVHRASIFELPSRKWDLGTMFFVACSMSADIAEFQQGVQAFVTALKPGAPFAAAFMAQSQGYQVGEQWFPAVAVDVDEVLRAMAPVAVDPQITRIALGDPLRDGYSGMLVVTGRSAPPG from the coding sequence ATGAGTGCGGTAAGCGCGCGCCGCGAGCGGGCCGACGAGGCGCGTGGCGCGTCCTCAGGCCGGTCCTCGATCTCCAACGAGCAGGTCGACTGGGACCACTTCGATTCGGAAGCCTACTTCGCGCACAACTACTGCGCCGTCCGGGACGACGATCGCCAGATAATGGAGATTATTCGCGATTTCTTCGCCCAACAGCAGTTGGATCCGCAGGCCCGGGCGGTCGACGTCGGAACGGGCACCAACCTCTATCCGGCCTTCGCCATGTTGCCGTTCTGCGCGCACCTGGATCTGTGGGAGCGGAGCACCTCCAACGTTGCCTGGATACGCCGACAGATTGCCCGGTTCGATGACAACTGGCTCGATTTCTGGGACGTCTATCGGCCAACGGAGGCGTACGGGCTGCTTCCCGATCCCCGGGCCGCGCTCGCCGTACGGGCCGAGGTGCACCGGGCCAGCATCTTCGAGCTGCCCAGCCGGAAGTGGGACCTGGGCACGATGTTCTTCGTCGCCTGTTCGATGTCCGCCGACATCGCCGAGTTCCAGCAGGGTGTGCAGGCGTTCGTCACCGCGCTGAAGCCGGGGGCGCCGTTCGCCGCCGCCTTCATGGCGCAGTCCCAGGGCTACCAGGTGGGCGAGCAGTGGTTTCCGGCGGTCGCCGTCGACGTCGACGAGGTCCTGCGGGCGATGGCCCCGGTCGCGGTCGACCCGCAGATCACCCGGATCGCGCTCGGCGATCCGCTCCGGGACGGGTACAGCGGCATGCTGGTGGTAACCGGCAGGTCCGCCCCGCCGGGCTGA
- a CDS encoding FAD-dependent oxidoreductase, with protein MGSVGEWDALVVGAGVSGLTTAVRLAEAGLRVRVRAARPPLETTSAAAGASWGPYMVSDPRVLPWSEQTRLALEKLAGDTASGVRLVRGMEAAPQPMEPPSWVVGVADYEPCRPEELPHGYASGWRYTIPLVNMPQYLEYLVLRLRTLNVAIEIGAISSFKEVGGSARILVNCTGLGSRFLVPDDEVFPTRGQLVVVDNPGIDTFFQDHAEHADLTYFLPHGSRVVLGGDATPGSEDLTPDPVAATAIVERCAAVEPLLRNARVRRILVGLRPTRPQVRVESDSIDGVPVIHNYGHGGSGLTLSWGCADEVLTLSGLQ; from the coding sequence ATGGGAAGCGTTGGGGAGTGGGACGCGCTGGTTGTCGGGGCCGGAGTGTCCGGTCTGACCACCGCGGTCCGTCTCGCCGAGGCCGGTTTGCGGGTCCGGGTTCGGGCCGCGCGGCCTCCATTGGAGACAACTTCGGCTGCGGCCGGTGCGAGTTGGGGCCCTTATATGGTCAGCGATCCACGGGTTCTCCCGTGGAGTGAGCAGACCCGCCTCGCACTGGAGAAGCTCGCCGGCGACACCGCGTCCGGGGTCCGCCTGGTACGCGGGATGGAGGCCGCGCCGCAGCCGATGGAACCGCCGTCATGGGTCGTGGGAGTGGCCGATTACGAGCCTTGCCGGCCCGAGGAACTGCCCCATGGGTACGCCAGCGGTTGGCGGTACACCATCCCGCTGGTCAACATGCCGCAGTACCTCGAATACCTGGTTCTCAGGCTGCGTACGCTCAATGTCGCTATCGAGATCGGCGCCATCTCCTCTTTCAAGGAGGTGGGCGGATCGGCTCGCATTCTCGTCAACTGCACCGGTCTGGGATCACGATTTCTGGTGCCGGACGACGAGGTGTTCCCGACCCGTGGACAACTCGTGGTCGTCGACAATCCTGGAATTGACACATTCTTCCAGGACCACGCCGAGCACGCGGATCTGACCTATTTCCTACCGCATGGAAGTCGGGTGGTGCTCGGTGGCGACGCGACGCCTGGTTCTGAAGATCTGACGCCCGATCCCGTCGCCGCCACCGCCATTGTCGAGCGGTGCGCGGCGGTGGAGCCACTGCTCCGCAATGCCAGGGTGCGACGGATTCTGGTGGGATTGCGGCCGACTCGGCCCCAGGTCCGCGTCGAGAGTGATTCGATCGACGGTGTCCCGGTCATCCACAACTACGGGCACGGCGGGTCGGGGCTGACCCTGTCCTGGGGATGTGCGGACGAAGTGTTGACACTGAGTGGCCTGCAGTAA